The following are encoded together in the Arthrobacter sp. Y-9 genome:
- a CDS encoding DUF948 domain-containing protein, with translation MSGGDIAGLIAAGVFLLLVLFLAVPILKLGKVLDEIRDSIKELSDGAQPLMTEVTATVTTTNEQLKKVDGISNNVADASANLSALSSLISATVGGPLIKVAAFSHGVRSALSARKQGSQRPAGRRSR, from the coding sequence ATGAGTGGCGGTGACATTGCCGGTCTCATCGCAGCCGGAGTCTTCCTGCTGTTGGTCCTCTTCCTCGCAGTGCCCATCCTCAAGCTGGGCAAGGTGCTGGATGAGATCAGGGATTCCATCAAGGAGCTGAGCGACGGCGCCCAGCCTCTCATGACGGAGGTGACGGCCACCGTCACCACGACCAATGAGCAGCTGAAGAAGGTGGACGGCATCTCGAACAACGTGGCGGATGCGAGTGCGAACCTCTCGGCGCTCTCCTCGCTCATCTCGGCGACCGTGGGTGGTCCGCTGATCAAGGTGGCTGCCTTCAGCCACGGTGTCCGTTCGGCCCTGTCGGCGCGCAAGCAGGGCTCGCAGCGCCCCGCTGGCCGCCGCAGCCGCTGA
- the mltG gene encoding endolytic transglycosylase MltG, with amino-acid sequence MSTDNNEPGDKQSRAGGPMAAEGMPLTRRELRARERLLAQREEQERAARAAAPFDQEQDELPRRRDAFQRQDTPTPAEKAAEERAGAERAAAEKAAADKAAAEKAAAERAAAEKAQAERAAVERARAAQAAAQQAAAEKAAAERAAAERAAAVKAQAEKARLERAASAEAAAAERAAAEKARRDKAAADKAQAERIQAEEVQAEKAAAESAAAAQAASERAADGGPTNGAQRHDASSGSASGSRIAPVPATAHAQHFYPEPTHTRLNPLAHAHRPAAHTARPETARPETAAEAADAPAVEDSEAQHHGQHEAAGTHGFQFIHSPEPGHDEEEPAKTAFQEEVASPRKHRRVRGWVAVLLSFLLVAGGAFAAFQFIGPSLGWGRVTDYPGPGTGSVSVEVAQGSSVTQVANSLKEQGVVADAGTFIKAFGESGITLSPGKYTFRKEMKSADAVNVFGASGKDKVSYVALSAGLRLGESLEAIAKGTGLEFSDLKNLANAPGQFGVSSKAKNLEGYLFPGEYRFAVGSTAKQVLGQLVKATQDELKSQGVTDADEQYRMLTIASIVQAEAGRADYPTVAGAVMNRLKHNAQTVGFIQSDATVTYGLGRKSYELTQAEKDDKSNPYNTYANPGLPVGPIGSPGKMAIDAAAHPKASDYLFWVTINLDTGETRFAKTLEEHNRNVALYQEWCSANAGRCQ; translated from the coding sequence GTGAGCACGGACAACAACGAGCCCGGGGACAAGCAGTCCCGGGCTGGCGGTCCCATGGCCGCCGAAGGGATGCCGCTGACCCGGCGGGAACTTCGTGCGCGGGAGCGTCTCCTCGCTCAGCGCGAGGAACAGGAGCGCGCCGCGCGCGCTGCTGCTCCGTTCGACCAGGAGCAGGACGAGCTGCCGCGACGGCGCGACGCCTTCCAGCGACAGGACACCCCGACCCCGGCCGAGAAGGCCGCCGAAGAACGCGCCGGAGCAGAGAGGGCCGCAGCGGAGAAGGCTGCAGCGGATAAGGCTGCTGCTGAAAAAGCCGCCGCTGAACGCGCCGCGGCCGAGAAAGCCCAGGCCGAAAGGGCCGCCGTCGAGCGTGCCCGTGCGGCCCAGGCCGCCGCGCAACAAGCTGCCGCCGAGAAGGCCGCTGCTGAACGGGCCGCCGCCGAACGGGCGGCAGCAGTGAAGGCTCAGGCCGAGAAGGCCCGGCTCGAACGGGCCGCCTCAGCGGAAGCGGCAGCGGCCGAACGCGCGGCAGCGGAGAAGGCCCGCCGCGACAAGGCCGCGGCAGACAAAGCCCAGGCTGAGAGAATCCAGGCCGAGGAAGTCCAGGCGGAGAAGGCGGCGGCCGAGAGCGCCGCGGCTGCACAGGCCGCCTCCGAGCGCGCCGCCGACGGCGGTCCCACGAACGGTGCCCAGCGCCACGACGCTTCGTCCGGCTCCGCCTCCGGGTCCCGCATCGCGCCTGTCCCCGCAACGGCGCACGCCCAGCACTTCTACCCGGAGCCGACGCACACCCGTCTCAATCCTCTGGCACACGCTCACCGGCCCGCCGCTCACACTGCTCGTCCTGAAACCGCGCGTCCCGAAACCGCCGCTGAAGCGGCCGACGCTCCCGCCGTCGAGGATTCCGAGGCCCAGCACCACGGCCAGCACGAGGCGGCCGGGACGCACGGTTTCCAGTTCATCCACTCTCCGGAACCGGGGCATGACGAGGAAGAGCCCGCCAAGACCGCGTTCCAGGAGGAAGTGGCCAGCCCCCGCAAGCACCGCCGGGTGCGCGGCTGGGTGGCCGTGCTTCTGTCCTTCCTCCTTGTCGCCGGCGGTGCGTTCGCCGCGTTCCAGTTCATCGGGCCCAGCCTCGGCTGGGGCCGGGTGACCGACTACCCGGGACCCGGCACAGGCTCCGTGTCCGTCGAGGTCGCGCAAGGTTCGTCCGTCACCCAGGTGGCCAACTCGCTCAAGGAGCAGGGCGTGGTCGCCGATGCGGGGACGTTCATCAAGGCGTTCGGCGAGTCCGGCATCACGCTCTCTCCGGGCAAGTACACGTTCCGCAAGGAGATGAAGTCCGCGGATGCCGTGAACGTGTTCGGCGCGAGCGGCAAGGACAAGGTCTCGTACGTCGCGCTCTCGGCCGGCCTGCGGCTGGGAGAGTCCCTTGAGGCCATCGCCAAGGGGACCGGACTCGAATTCTCGGATCTGAAGAACCTCGCCAACGCCCCAGGACAGTTCGGGGTGTCCTCGAAGGCCAAGAACCTGGAAGGCTACCTGTTCCCGGGCGAGTACCGGTTCGCCGTGGGCAGCACCGCGAAGCAGGTCCTCGGCCAGCTGGTCAAGGCCACGCAGGACGAGCTCAAGTCCCAGGGCGTGACCGACGCCGACGAGCAGTACCGCATGCTGACCATCGCCTCGATCGTGCAGGCCGAGGCGGGACGGGCGGACTATCCGACCGTCGCCGGCGCCGTCATGAACCGCCTGAAGCACAACGCCCAGACGGTCGGATTCATCCAGTCGGACGCCACGGTGACGTACGGGCTCGGCCGGAAGAGCTACGAGCTTACCCAGGCCGAGAAGGACGACAAGAGCAACCCGTACAACACCTATGCGAACCCCGGCCTGCCGGTCGGTCCCATCGGATCCCCGGGCAAGATGGCGATCGACGCCGCGGCCCATCCGAAGGCTTCCGACTACCTGTTCTGGGTGACCATCAACCTGGACACGGGGGAGACGCGGTTCGCGAAGACCCTGGAGGAGCACAACCGCAACGTGGCGCTCTACCAGGAGTGGTGCAGCGCCAACGCAGGACGTTGCCAATGA
- a CDS encoding DUF6167 family protein, translated as MKRILWLGVGAALGVVVFRKLSEARDAVGPEGLNRAVGRLSDSIYHFADQVRDGMREREDELRAALALDDKRS; from the coding sequence ATGAAGCGCATCCTCTGGCTGGGAGTCGGCGCCGCGCTGGGCGTGGTGGTCTTCCGCAAGCTCTCCGAAGCCCGCGACGCCGTCGGCCCGGAAGGCCTCAACCGCGCCGTGGGGCGACTGAGCGACAGCATCTATCACTTCGCCGATCAGGTGCGCGACGGCATGCGCGAGCGGGAGGACGAACTCCGGGCGGCCCTCGCCCTGGACGACAAGCGGTCCTGA
- the ruvX gene encoding Holliday junction resolvase RuvX, whose product MEDHAQTSPADAPRGVRLGIDVGLVRVGVAVSDPDGILATPFKTLQRDSKKNSDIGVIVRQIIERQVRWAFVGLPRTLRGGESQSTQMALDYAQILADRLQDAAVDCSVAMLDERLTTVTAHRTLREAGMDGREHRKVVDQVAAVNILQHALDMQKRQGPDVGTPVRAHSATFEESDGGTRT is encoded by the coding sequence ATGGAAGACCATGCACAGACGTCCCCGGCGGACGCTCCTCGGGGCGTCCGTCTGGGGATCGACGTCGGCCTGGTGAGGGTCGGAGTGGCCGTCAGCGACCCGGACGGGATCCTGGCCACCCCTTTCAAGACCTTGCAGCGTGACAGCAAGAAGAATTCGGACATCGGAGTGATCGTCCGACAGATCATCGAGCGGCAGGTCCGGTGGGCCTTCGTCGGCCTGCCGCGCACTTTGCGCGGCGGGGAGAGTCAATCCACGCAGATGGCACTGGACTATGCTCAGATCCTCGCCGACCGGCTCCAGGACGCCGCTGTCGACTGCTCCGTGGCGATGCTCGACGAGCGTCTGACCACCGTCACGGCGCACCGGACGCTGCGCGAAGCTGGAATGGACGGCCGGGAACATCGTAAAGTGGTGGATCAGGTGGCGGCGGTGAACATCCTCCAGCATGCGCTTGACATGCAGAAACGCCAAGGACCTGATGTGGGGACGCCGGTGCGCGCCCATTCCGCCACCTTCGAGGAAAGTGATGGAGGCACCCGTACGTGA
- the rpsD gene encoding 30S ribosomal protein S4 has protein sequence MANSTRARRQARLSRSLGIALTPKAAKYMERRPYGPGEHGRARKKQDSDYAVRLREKQRLRAQYGIREAQMTRVFEEARRTKGLTGENLVELLEMRLDALVLRAGFARTIAQARQLVVHRHIMVDGQRVDRPSFRVSEGQLIHVHPRSIPMVPLQLAAAGAHRDVLPAVPAYLDVKLEALQARLVRRPKRAEVPVTCEEQLVVEFYAR, from the coding sequence GTGGCTAACAGCACTCGTGCTCGCCGTCAGGCCCGCCTTTCGCGGTCCCTCGGCATCGCTCTGACTCCCAAGGCCGCCAAGTACATGGAGCGCCGTCCGTACGGACCCGGCGAACATGGCCGCGCCCGCAAGAAGCAGGATTCCGACTACGCCGTTCGTCTGCGTGAAAAGCAGCGTCTGCGCGCTCAGTACGGCATCCGTGAAGCTCAGATGACCCGCGTCTTCGAGGAAGCTCGTCGCACCAAGGGTCTGACCGGTGAGAACCTGGTCGAGCTGCTCGAAATGCGTCTGGACGCCCTGGTTCTTCGCGCAGGCTTCGCCCGCACGATCGCCCAGGCCCGCCAGCTCGTGGTGCACCGCCACATCATGGTTGACGGACAGCGCGTGGACCGCCCGTCCTTCCGCGTTTCCGAAGGCCAGCTGATCCACGTGCACCCGCGCAGCATCCCGATGGTCCCGCTGCAGCTTGCTGCGGCCGGCGCCCACCGCGATGTCCTGCCGGCCGTCCCGGCCTACCTGGATGTCAAGCTCGAGGCCCTTCAGGCACGCCTGGTGCGTCGCCCGAAGCGTGCTGAGGTTCCCGTGACCTGCGAAGAGCAGCTCGTCGTGGAATTCTACGCTCGCTAA
- the alaS gene encoding alanine--tRNA ligase, translating into MKSQEITKRWVDFFVSKGHTAVPSASLVSNDPSLLFTVAGMVPFIPYLTAQETPPYSRATSVQKCIRTGDIEEVGKTARHGTFFQMCGNFSFGDYFKEDAIKFAYELLTSPVEDGGYGLPEEKLWVTVYEDDDEARDLWLQHTAIPAERIQRMGKSDNYWSTGQPGPAGPCSEIYYDRGPAYGIEGGPEADDNRYVEIWNLVFMQYQIDNVKSKVDFDIVGELPKKNIDTGLGMERLAMILQGVENMYETDQVRPVIDKASELSGKEYTSAESPEDPHHADDVRMRVVADHVRSALMLIADGVTPSNEGRGYVLRRLIRRAVRSMRLLGVEQACLPELLPASRDAMKGVYPVVELEFDRISRIAYAEERAFLRTIASGTARLDEAVVQAKSQGASLSGEDAFALHDTYGFPIDLTLEMAEEAGVAVDEKQFRALMQEQRQRAQADAKAKKGGHADVTVFRDILADGETVFTGYDELETESRVRALLSGGARTGHASTGDEIELVLAETPFYAEAGGQAADTGLITGDGFVVEVLDVQRPVKGLSVHKALVREGEISSDAIVRAAVDAERRHAGEQAHTATHLVHAALHQILGKEATQRGSFNKAGYLRFDFAWGEQLSGATKSEIEEVANLAIRNNFEVKTSVMGLEQAKALGAMALFGENYGSEVRVVEIDGAWSRELCGGTHVGSTSRIGSLNLLGEQSVGSGNRRVEAFVGMEAFRHFAAERALVTELSEMFKVPSGQLSERIGATLSKLKAAEKELDRLRKEQLAAQAATLLNSASDANGVRVIAHDAGTVGGADDLRSLVLDLRGRLGSEAATVAVAGVANGRPVVLVATNDEARAAGVKAGALVRTAAGILGGGGGGKDDIAQGGGTDAAKIPAALTAIVDAIRNR; encoded by the coding sequence ATGAAGTCGCAGGAAATCACCAAGCGCTGGGTGGACTTTTTCGTCTCCAAGGGCCACACCGCGGTGCCGTCCGCCTCGTTGGTCTCCAACGACCCCAGCCTGCTCTTCACCGTGGCCGGCATGGTTCCCTTCATCCCGTACCTGACCGCGCAGGAGACCCCTCCGTACAGCCGTGCCACGAGCGTCCAGAAGTGCATCCGCACCGGTGACATCGAAGAGGTCGGCAAGACCGCGCGTCACGGCACCTTCTTCCAGATGTGCGGCAACTTCTCCTTCGGCGACTACTTCAAGGAAGACGCCATCAAGTTCGCCTACGAGCTGCTCACCAGCCCCGTGGAGGACGGCGGCTACGGCCTGCCCGAGGAGAAGCTCTGGGTCACGGTCTACGAGGACGACGATGAGGCCCGTGACCTCTGGCTCCAGCACACGGCGATCCCGGCCGAGCGCATCCAGCGCATGGGCAAGAGTGACAACTACTGGTCCACCGGCCAGCCCGGCCCGGCCGGCCCCTGCTCGGAGATCTACTACGACCGCGGCCCGGCCTACGGCATCGAGGGCGGCCCCGAGGCCGATGACAACCGCTATGTGGAGATCTGGAACCTGGTCTTCATGCAGTACCAGATCGACAATGTGAAGTCGAAGGTGGACTTCGACATCGTCGGCGAGCTGCCCAAGAAGAACATCGACACCGGTCTCGGCATGGAACGTCTCGCCATGATCCTCCAGGGCGTGGAGAACATGTACGAGACGGACCAGGTCCGCCCCGTGATCGACAAGGCGTCCGAGCTCTCCGGCAAGGAGTACACCTCCGCCGAGAGCCCCGAGGACCCGCACCACGCCGACGACGTCCGCATGCGCGTCGTGGCGGACCACGTCCGCTCCGCCCTCATGCTGATCGCCGACGGCGTCACCCCGTCCAACGAAGGCCGCGGCTACGTGCTGCGCCGTCTGATCCGCCGGGCCGTCCGCTCCATGCGCCTGCTGGGCGTCGAGCAGGCCTGCCTGCCCGAGCTGCTCCCCGCTTCCCGTGACGCCATGAAGGGCGTCTACCCGGTGGTCGAGCTCGAGTTCGACCGGATCTCCCGGATCGCCTACGCCGAGGAGCGGGCGTTCCTGCGCACCATCGCCTCCGGCACCGCCCGTCTCGACGAGGCCGTGGTCCAGGCCAAGTCCCAGGGCGCTTCGCTCTCCGGCGAGGATGCCTTCGCGCTCCACGACACGTACGGCTTCCCGATCGACCTGACGCTCGAGATGGCCGAGGAGGCCGGCGTCGCCGTCGACGAGAAGCAGTTCCGCGCCCTCATGCAGGAGCAGCGTCAGCGCGCCCAGGCCGACGCCAAGGCCAAGAAGGGCGGCCACGCCGACGTCACGGTCTTCCGTGACATCCTGGCCGACGGCGAGACCGTGTTCACCGGCTACGATGAGCTCGAGACCGAGTCCCGCGTCCGCGCGCTGCTCAGCGGCGGCGCCCGCACGGGGCACGCCTCCACGGGTGACGAGATCGAACTGGTTCTCGCGGAGACCCCGTTTTACGCGGAGGCCGGCGGTCAGGCCGCCGACACCGGTCTGATCACGGGTGACGGCTTCGTGGTCGAGGTGCTGGACGTCCAGCGCCCGGTCAAGGGGCTCTCCGTGCACAAGGCCCTGGTGCGCGAGGGTGAGATCTCCTCGGACGCGATCGTGCGCGCCGCCGTGGACGCCGAGCGCCGTCATGCCGGCGAGCAGGCGCACACCGCCACGCACCTGGTCCACGCCGCCCTGCACCAGATCCTGGGCAAGGAGGCCACCCAGCGCGGTTCCTTCAACAAGGCCGGCTACCTCCGCTTCGACTTCGCCTGGGGTGAGCAGCTGTCCGGCGCCACCAAGAGCGAGATCGAGGAAGTGGCCAACCTCGCCATCCGGAACAACTTCGAGGTCAAGACCTCGGTGATGGGCCTCGAGCAGGCGAAGGCGCTCGGCGCCATGGCCCTGTTCGGCGAGAACTACGGCAGCGAGGTCCGCGTCGTGGAGATCGACGGCGCCTGGTCCCGTGAACTCTGCGGCGGCACCCATGTGGGCAGCACCTCGCGGATCGGCAGCCTGAATCTGCTGGGCGAGCAGTCCGTCGGCTCGGGCAACCGCCGTGTGGAGGCCTTCGTCGGCATGGAGGCGTTCCGCCACTTCGCCGCCGAGCGCGCCCTGGTGACCGAGCTCAGCGAGATGTTCAAGGTCCCCTCCGGTCAGCTGTCCGAGCGCATCGGCGCCACGCTGAGCAAGCTCAAGGCTGCTGAGAAGGAACTCGACCGCCTGCGCAAGGAGCAGCTCGCCGCTCAGGCCGCCACGCTGCTGAACAGCGCCAGCGACGCGAACGGCGTCCGGGTGATCGCGCACGACGCCGGCACGGTCGGCGGCGCGGACGACCTCCGCTCGCTCGTGCTGGACCTCCGTGGCCGCCTGGGCAGCGAAGCGGCCACGGTCGCCGTGGCCGGCGTCGCGAACGGCCGTCCGGTGGTGCTGGTCGCCACGAACGACGAAGCCCGTGCCGCTGGCGTCAAGGCCGGCGCGCTGGTCCGCACGGCCGCCGGGATCCTCGGCGGCGGCGGCGGCGGCAAGGACGACATCGCCCAGGGCGGCGGGACCGATGCCGCGAAGATCCCCGCGGCGCTCACCGCCATCGTCGACGCGATCCGCAACCGCTAG